One part of the Acidobacteriota bacterium genome encodes these proteins:
- a CDS encoding tetratricopeptide repeat protein, which produces MAPIPGIQFIRAIPVPIRIGLLLILTALSAVASFFYVNRPKPALLTDKDTILLTEFENRTGDVLFDGALRQGLLLQLQQSPFLDLFPDARIQQTLQQMKRAPEERLTRDIGREIARQHGLKAFITGVIAKPDRYYLLTLEALDSQTGARLVLVETDAESRDAVLRALTQAAAELRSRLGEKLITVRRYTSPLEVMTGSVEALKAYTLANAAHLRGQYLEAIPLYQRVLTLDPNSTIAYSGLAAVYGASQQPALAIEATTKAYDLRERVGELENFRLTFLYHSLVTGKLEKCIEVLKQQQRVYPRDLSVYENLASTYRQLGQFELADATAAEALRHKPNPAAAP; this is translated from the coding sequence ATGGCTCCTATTCCCGGCATACAATTTATCCGCGCGATTCCCGTACCCATCCGTATTGGTCTGTTGCTGATCTTGACTGCGCTCTCTGCGGTCGCCTCGTTCTTTTATGTCAATCGCCCCAAACCGGCGCTGCTGACGGACAAGGACACAATTCTGCTGACCGAATTTGAGAACCGCACGGGCGATGTGCTATTTGATGGTGCATTGCGGCAGGGACTGCTGCTGCAATTGCAACAGTCGCCGTTTCTCGACCTCTTCCCGGACGCGCGCATTCAACAGACCTTGCAGCAGATGAAGCGTGCACCAGAGGAACGCCTGACGCGCGACATTGGGCGCGAGATCGCGCGGCAACACGGCCTAAAAGCCTTCATCACCGGTGTAATTGCCAAACCTGATCGCTATTATTTGCTCACGCTGGAAGCGCTCGACAGTCAGACGGGTGCGCGCCTCGTGCTGGTGGAAACCGACGCCGAAAGCCGGGATGCCGTGCTGCGTGCCCTGACGCAAGCGGCGGCGGAATTGCGCAGCAGGCTGGGCGAAAAACTCATTACGGTCCGCCGCTACACCTCACCGCTAGAAGTCATGACCGGTTCGGTTGAGGCGCTCAAAGCATACACGCTGGCAAACGCAGCGCACTTGCGCGGCCAATATCTTGAAGCCATCCCGCTTTACCAGCGCGTGCTGACACTCGATCCCAATTCCACTATCGCCTACAGCGGGCTGGCGGCGGTGTACGGCGCGTCGCAGCAACCCGCGCTGGCAATTGAGGCGACAACCAAAGCGTATGACTTACGCGAGCGCGTGGGCGAGTTGGAGAATTTCCGCCTGACGTTTCTGTATCACTCGCTGGTGACGGGCAAGCTGGAAAAATGCATTGAGGTATTGAAACAGCAACAGCGCGTTTATCCGCGTGATTTGAGCGTTTATGAAAACCTCGCCAGCACGTATCGCCAACTCGGCCAGTTCGAGTTGGCGGACGCCACTGCGGCGGAAGCGTTGCGGCACAAGCCAAATCCGGCGGCGGCGCCTTGA
- the dps gene encoding DNA starvation/stationary phase protection protein Dps → MPKTYHTSIDLDAETRAQIIALLNQHLADTFDLYSQTKQAHWNVKGAQFFQLHELYDKLAAELIDHVDTIAERATALGGTALGTLQMAAKATRLGDYPAEAVAGQVSLQTLVERFAALATTTRAAIEEADKLGDANTADLFTGVSRALDKSLWFLEAHLQA, encoded by the coding sequence ATGCCGAAAACTTACCACACCAGTATTGATCTCGATGCCGAAACGCGCGCGCAAATCATTGCGCTGCTCAACCAGCATCTGGCCGACACTTTCGATTTGTACAGCCAGACCAAGCAGGCGCACTGGAATGTCAAAGGCGCGCAGTTCTTTCAACTGCATGAACTCTACGACAAGCTGGCCGCCGAATTGATTGATCACGTGGACACGATTGCCGAGCGCGCCACAGCCTTGGGCGGCACCGCGCTGGGCACCTTGCAGATGGCGGCCAAGGCGACGCGGCTGGGCGATTACCCGGCAGAGGCCGTCGCCGGCCAGGTCAGCTTGCAAACGCTGGTCGAACGCTTTGCCGCGCTGGCAACCACCACGCGCGCGGCGATTGAGGAAGCGGACAAATTGGGCGACGCGAACACGGCGGATCTTTTCACCGGCGTTTCGCGCGCGCTGGATAAGTCGCTCTGGTTCCTGGAAGCGCATCTGCAAGCGTAA
- a CDS encoding DUF3881 family protein, whose product MGEPFDAIGFKVNDAASYQALAEEAQQRGALSQARREQVVLHGCCWRLGEGLEVWTVLHESHDGLFYADCRPAFRGRQLFKLYPWEIIEFELEGEAVMRGKIAGTQTDLVFELQNLTEINPREFRDGALTATVSGLAYRARLNKRSQKPVFAPLSQRYPRRQVAENDYVVRGPITSWRELKNPQTTSDLIWVQIALEQFSLEVLVNRRDLAGELKRGAFLSAEVWLQGHLLNRAELSARYEGLDRTDGRPQIWKLLRRTH is encoded by the coding sequence ATGGGTGAGCCCTTCGACGCCATCGGATTCAAAGTCAACGACGCCGCTTCTTATCAAGCGTTGGCCGAAGAGGCGCAGCAACGCGGCGCGCTCTCACAGGCGCGGCGCGAACAGGTCGTGCTGCACGGCTGTTGCTGGCGCCTGGGCGAAGGGCTGGAAGTCTGGACGGTCTTGCACGAGTCGCACGATGGTTTGTTTTATGCCGATTGCCGCCCGGCCTTTCGAGGCCGCCAACTCTTCAAACTCTATCCCTGGGAAATCATCGAATTCGAGCTGGAAGGCGAAGCCGTGATGCGCGGCAAAATTGCCGGCACGCAAACCGATTTGGTTTTCGAATTGCAAAACCTGACCGAAATCAACCCGCGCGAATTCCGGGATGGCGCGTTGACCGCGACGGTTTCCGGCCTGGCCTATCGCGCGCGTTTGAACAAACGCAGCCAAAAGCCCGTCTTTGCGCCGCTCAGTCAACGCTATCCGCGCCGGCAGGTTGCCGAGAATGATTATGTCGTGCGCGGCCCCATCACTTCGTGGCGCGAATTGAAAAACCCCCAAACGACCAGCGATCTCATTTGGGTGCAAATCGCCCTCGAACAATTCAGCCTGGAAGTGCTGGTCAATCGCCGCGATCTGGCGGGTGAGCTAAAACGCGGCGCCTTTCTCTCTGCCGAAGTTTGGCTGCAAGGCCATTTGCTGAATCGCGCTGAGTTGTCCGCCCGTTACGAAGGACTGGATCGAACAGATGGGCGACCGCAGATTTGGAAGCTGTTGCGGCGCACGCATTGA
- a CDS encoding aspartyl protease family protein: protein MKTALRLSLLALALLLVVPSAWAQNRNKTFKRAEDEVRKGNLDLAEKTYRELLALDDKDKAARLGLSFVLLKQSKLQESYDLATAVLAVEPVNARAHSLIGTALLRSGEFRTSVEALFTALKLNEREALAYAGLAEIEYFENRARNAYDGLRKAISLEPNEPDYYVSLARACSRLEQYSEAADAYQRYLEVSPKSDIERRERIRGLIAFYRYLGSTKIHRAAGKEASSVKFDLVRYRPFVNVMVNGKGPLRFVVDTGASLSVISDEAAARLGIKPVARGGKARAVGGSGTFPIVYGLLDSMQLGEVRIEAIPVYIRTVHHADDAPASERADGYIGLSMLANYLITIDYQKRELTLDRHFPQEQLAQTETSGQPATPTSPAPPLANPVPGGDVIAAIIGTEVPIRSTSGGLASAETILPRLDRPLNFIIDTGATTTVISKATVARHQLEDLKIAGETYRVIGAAGIEEGAEALGLSALTVSGLRKSNSRALILDLGAVNETSGFEQHGILGGDYLSHFLVRIDLRRYSMKLTPQSKAISVADGKQ, encoded by the coding sequence ATGAAAACTGCTCTCCGGCTTTCGCTGTTGGCGTTGGCCTTGCTGCTGGTTGTACCGTCGGCCTGGGCGCAAAATCGCAACAAGACCTTCAAACGTGCCGAGGACGAAGTCCGCAAAGGCAATCTCGACCTTGCCGAAAAGACGTACCGTGAGTTGCTGGCCCTTGATGACAAAGATAAAGCCGCGCGGCTCGGCCTGAGTTTTGTCCTGCTCAAACAATCCAAACTGCAAGAGTCTTACGACCTCGCCACGGCTGTCCTGGCGGTGGAGCCGGTTAACGCGCGCGCGCATTCGTTGATTGGCACGGCGCTCTTGCGCTCAGGTGAATTTCGCACCTCGGTCGAAGCCCTCTTCACGGCGCTCAAACTCAACGAACGCGAAGCCCTGGCATACGCCGGTTTGGCCGAGATCGAGTATTTCGAGAACCGCGCGCGCAACGCCTACGACGGCTTGCGCAAGGCGATTTCGCTTGAGCCGAACGAGCCGGATTATTACGTCTCGCTGGCGCGCGCCTGTTCACGGTTGGAGCAATACAGCGAAGCCGCCGACGCCTATCAGCGCTATCTCGAAGTTTCGCCCAAAAGCGACATTGAACGCCGCGAACGCATTCGCGGCCTGATCGCGTTTTACCGCTACCTGGGCAGCACCAAAATCCATCGCGCCGCTGGCAAGGAAGCTTCCTCGGTCAAATTCGATTTGGTGCGCTATCGCCCCTTCGTCAACGTTATGGTCAATGGCAAAGGGCCGTTGCGTTTCGTGGTGGATACGGGCGCGAGCCTCTCGGTGATTTCGGATGAGGCGGCGGCCCGGCTCGGCATCAAACCGGTGGCGCGGGGCGGCAAGGCGCGCGCTGTCGGCGGCAGCGGCACCTTCCCGATTGTGTATGGCTTGCTTGATTCCATGCAGCTTGGCGAAGTGCGCATCGAAGCCATTCCGGTTTACATTCGCACCGTGCACCACGCCGATGACGCCCCGGCGTCTGAGCGCGCCGATGGTTATATCGGCCTTTCGATGCTGGCGAATTACCTGATCACGATTGATTACCAGAAACGCGAATTGACGCTGGATCGGCATTTTCCGCAAGAACAACTCGCGCAGACTGAAACAAGCGGGCAGCCTGCCACGCCAACCAGTCCGGCCCCGCCGCTCGCGAACCCTGTGCCGGGTGGCGACGTCATCGCCGCCATCATCGGCACTGAAGTCCCGATCCGCAGCACCAGCGGCGGGCTGGCCAGCGCCGAAACCATCCTGCCGCGCTTGGACCGTCCGCTCAATTTCATCATTGATACCGGCGCGACCACCACGGTGATTTCAAAAGCCACCGTCGCCCGGCATCAACTCGAAGATCTGAAGATCGCCGGTGAAACCTATCGTGTCATCGGCGCAGCAGGCATCGAAGAGGGCGCCGAGGCGCTGGGTTTATCCGCCCTGACGGTCAGCGGGCTGCGCAAGAGCAACTCCCGCGCCTTGATTCTCGACCTAGGCGCGGTGAATGAAACCTCCGGTTTTGAGCAGCACGGCATTTTGGGCGGCGATTATCTGTCGCATTTTCTGGTCAGAATTGACCTGCGCCGTTACTCCATGAAACTGACGCCCCAGTCCAAAGCGATTTCGGTGGCGGACGGAAAACAGTGA
- a CDS encoding transcriptional repressor: MRRALKSKLEQQGALLTQQRTAVYEYLHRAVHHPSAEDVFLAVKAQLPKLSLATVYKNLEALVACGAASKLTYGDAAARYDIRTDHHYHARCLQCGRITDVEPAAQAALGDDIKAPRGFRVEDYRVELLGRCRQCQ; encoded by the coding sequence ATGCGGCGCGCGCTCAAATCCAAGCTCGAGCAGCAGGGCGCCTTGCTCACGCAGCAGCGCACGGCGGTGTATGAGTATTTGCACCGGGCCGTGCACCATCCGTCGGCAGAAGATGTATTTCTGGCGGTCAAGGCGCAATTGCCCAAGCTCAGTTTGGCGACGGTTTATAAAAACCTGGAGGCGTTGGTGGCCTGTGGCGCGGCGTCCAAATTGACCTATGGCGATGCAGCGGCGCGCTATGACATTCGCACCGACCACCATTACCATGCGCGCTGTTTGCAATGCGGGCGCATCACGGATGTCGAACCGGCGGCGCAAGCGGCGTTGGGTGATGACATCAAAGCGCCGCGCGGGTTCCGCGTGGAAGATTATCGCGTCGAACTTTTGGGCCGCTGCCGCCAATGCCAATAA
- a CDS encoding putative sulfate exporter family transporter, with the protein MVPKLLFLAALLFSISPWASPPLALALGIGFGLFLAHPFPKEAKTYAKTLLQVSVVGLGFGMNLHEVVRAGRSGFLYTAIGITATMLLGLALGRMMKVAETNALLIAVGTAICGGSAIAAVGPVIKAKDEEMSISLGTVFILNSVALLIFPAIGAAVGLSQTQFGLWAALAIHDTSSVVGAAAKYGAQALAVGTTVKLARALWIVPLTLGIAFTRRQQAKIQWPWFILFFCLAAVLKTYVAFGAPVYDWLVLAAKAGLRATLFLIGSGISIATLRKVGARPLVLGVVLWLIVGVLSLALIRGGVIGW; encoded by the coding sequence ATGGTTCCCAAGCTTCTCTTTCTAGCCGCCCTGCTCTTTTCCATTTCGCCCTGGGCTTCGCCGCCGTTGGCGCTGGCATTGGGCATCGGCTTCGGACTCTTCCTCGCTCATCCCTTTCCCAAAGAAGCAAAAACCTACGCCAAAACCTTGCTGCAAGTCAGCGTCGTCGGGCTGGGCTTCGGCATGAATCTGCACGAGGTTGTGCGCGCCGGGCGGTCGGGCTTTCTTTACACCGCCATCGGCATTACGGCGACGATGCTGTTGGGCTTGGCACTGGGACGCATGATGAAAGTCGCCGAAACCAATGCCCTGCTGATTGCAGTGGGCACGGCGATTTGCGGCGGCAGCGCGATTGCGGCGGTCGGCCCCGTCATCAAAGCCAAAGACGAAGAGATGTCCATCTCGCTGGGCACGGTTTTTATTTTGAATTCGGTCGCGTTGCTGATCTTCCCGGCCATTGGCGCGGCGGTGGGCTTGAGCCAAACGCAATTCGGTTTGTGGGCGGCCTTGGCGATTCACGACACGAGTTCGGTCGTTGGCGCGGCGGCGAAATATGGGGCCCAGGCATTGGCGGTGGGTACGACGGTCAAGCTGGCGCGCGCGCTGTGGATCGTGCCGCTGACGCTGGGCATTGCCTTCACGCGCCGCCAGCAAGCCAAGATTCAATGGCCCTGGTTCATCTTGTTTTTCTGTTTGGCAGCAGTGCTGAAAACCTATGTTGCCTTTGGCGCGCCGGTTTATGACTGGTTGGTGCTGGCGGCGAAGGCCGGGTTGCGCGCGACGTTGTTTCTGATCGGCAGCGGCATTTCCATTGCGACGCTGAGGAAAGTCGGCGCGCGGCCTCTGGTGCTGGGCGTCGTGCTGTGGTTGATCGTGGGCGTGCTCTCGCTGGCATTGATACGCGGCGGCGTCATTGGGTGGTAA
- a CDS encoding type II toxin-antitoxin system VapC family toxin: MASSIYLETSVIGAYLDKGESFRRDLTMRWWDHELKNYRAFVSPLVERELERAREPYRRSYLKLIRGLPQLEVTEEAAILADGYIARGIFRRKYLGDALHVALASFHKIDYLVTWNFGFMASVHQQARIRLFNTSAGFFVPGIITPEFLVSEL; the protein is encoded by the coding sequence ATGGCTTCCAGTATCTATCTCGAAACGTCAGTGATCGGCGCCTATTTGGACAAGGGCGAATCGTTCCGACGTGATTTGACGATGCGCTGGTGGGATCACGAATTGAAAAATTACCGCGCCTTTGTTTCGCCGCTGGTCGAGCGCGAATTGGAGCGCGCGCGCGAGCCATACCGGCGCAGTTACTTGAAATTGATTCGCGGCCTGCCGCAGTTGGAAGTTACCGAAGAGGCTGCCATACTGGCGGACGGTTACATCGCGCGCGGCATCTTTCGCCGCAAATATCTAGGCGATGCGTTGCACGTGGCGCTGGCTTCGTTTCATAAGATTGACTATCTGGTGACCTGGAATTTCGGCTTTATGGCGAGCGTTCACCAACAGGCGCGCATCCGCCTCTTTAACACCTCGGCTGGCTTTTTCGTTCCCGGCATCATCACGCCGGAGTTTTTAGTCAGCGAGTTGTGA
- a CDS encoding N-glycosylase/DNA lyase, giving the protein MKNQALIEELQQSYATKRAAIRARLNEFAEIQRSGDDARLFEELAYCIFTAGASARMGLKAVERVRRHLLKGSQGKLEAVLVGAHRFPRARSGYVVTTRRYLQNDCGLCLRAKLATFGDDAEARRDYFARTPGVKGIGYKEASHYLRNIGYRGYAILDKHILNTLHACGVIAEPKPPTNKKNYLALEESMREFAADLNIDFDELDLLLWSHKTGEILK; this is encoded by the coding sequence ACGCGCCGCCATTCGCGCCCGCTTGAACGAGTTCGCCGAGATCCAACGCAGCGGCGATGACGCGCGTTTGTTTGAAGAGTTGGCGTATTGCATCTTCACGGCGGGCGCGAGTGCCCGGATGGGTTTGAAGGCGGTAGAGCGCGTGCGGCGGCATTTGCTGAAGGGCAGTCAAGGCAAGCTCGAAGCGGTGCTGGTGGGCGCGCATCGTTTTCCGCGCGCGCGTTCCGGCTACGTCGTGACGACGCGCCGTTATTTGCAAAACGATTGCGGGCTGTGTTTGCGCGCCAAACTCGCCACCTTTGGTGATGATGCCGAAGCGCGCCGTGACTATTTTGCGCGCACGCCGGGCGTCAAAGGCATTGGCTACAAAGAGGCGAGTCATTACCTGCGCAACATCGGGTATCGGGGCTACGCGATCTTGGACAAACACATTCTGAATACCTTGCACGCCTGTGGCGTGATTGCTGAACCCAAGCCGCCGACGAACAAAAAAAACTATCTCGCGCTGGAAGAAAGCATGCGAGAATTCGCGGCGGACTTGAACATTGATTTTGACGAACTTGATCTCCTGCTCTGGTCGCACAAAACCGGTGAGATATTGAAATAA